The following proteins are co-located in the Echinicola sp. 20G genome:
- the mobC gene encoding conjugal transfer protein MobC — translation MATGENVQALRKILDLTRKASIAVLLVHLYLELPILFDRWGLVKPLWDNFIQEMGNLPFLGQALYARSLSLGLLLISLMGAKGKKDVKVKWPFPLLCLVLGGSIFMFSNYWNKLIKDTLLLSVCYGISMVMGYLMVLWGGGRLSRFLKDQDNKGVFNYENETFPQEERKLVNEYSVNLPAKYQLKNKVRNSWINIINPFRALLVLGTPGSGKSYFVIRHVITQHIAKGFSMFVYDFKYDDLSRIAYNALLKNKKAYEIPPEFYTINFDDLSHSHRCNPLEPSTMLDITDASESSRTIMMGLNREWIKKQGDFFVESPINFLTAVIWFLKRYQKGKYCTLPHVIEMMQTDYDKLFSVLRCEPEIEVLINPFVSAYLQGAAEQLEGQIASAKITMARLSSPQLYYVLSESEFTLDVNNPQKPKIVCMGNNPQKQQVYGAVLSLYISRITKLVNQKGKLKSSLIFDEFPTIYFNGIDNLIATARSNKVATCLGVQDYSQLKKDYGREQAEVIMNTVGNIVSGQVLGDTAKQLSDRFGKIRQSRQSRSINSNDTSVSHSTQLDLAVPQSTIASLSSGEFVGLVADTPDQPIELKGFHSKIINDHGSIKREEDGYQEIPACRTLGDREVMDNYKRIKAEVNELVESELERMMDSPGLAGMIIQKR, via the coding sequence ATGGCAACAGGTGAAAACGTACAGGCACTCAGAAAAATCCTGGACCTTACACGCAAGGCCAGCATTGCTGTGCTATTGGTCCATTTATATTTAGAGCTTCCCATCCTCTTTGACCGATGGGGATTGGTAAAACCACTTTGGGATAACTTTATCCAGGAAATGGGCAACCTGCCATTTTTAGGGCAGGCCCTTTATGCCAGGTCCCTGTCACTGGGCCTGCTGCTTATCAGTCTTATGGGAGCCAAGGGGAAAAAAGATGTAAAGGTAAAATGGCCTTTTCCCTTGCTATGCCTTGTCCTCGGGGGCAGTATCTTTATGTTTTCAAATTATTGGAACAAACTGATCAAGGATACTTTACTCCTAAGTGTGTGTTATGGCATTTCCATGGTCATGGGCTATCTGATGGTGCTATGGGGAGGAGGGAGGCTGTCCCGGTTCCTGAAAGACCAAGACAACAAAGGAGTGTTCAACTACGAAAATGAGACCTTTCCACAAGAGGAAAGAAAATTGGTCAATGAATATTCGGTAAACCTCCCTGCCAAATACCAACTGAAAAACAAGGTTCGAAATAGCTGGATCAACATCATCAACCCTTTTCGGGCACTGCTGGTGCTGGGAACTCCGGGATCGGGGAAAAGTTACTTTGTGATCCGGCATGTGATCACCCAACATATCGCCAAGGGGTTTTCCATGTTCGTCTATGATTTTAAATATGATGACCTGTCACGTATTGCCTATAATGCACTGTTGAAAAACAAAAAGGCATACGAAATCCCTCCCGAGTTTTATACCATCAATTTTGACGACCTTTCCCATAGCCATCGGTGTAACCCATTGGAACCATCCACCATGCTGGACATTACCGATGCCAGCGAATCCTCCCGTACCATTATGATGGGACTTAACCGTGAATGGATCAAGAAGCAGGGTGACTTTTTCGTGGAATCCCCCATCAATTTTTTAACTGCCGTCATCTGGTTTTTGAAACGTTACCAAAAAGGAAAATACTGTACCCTGCCCCATGTCATTGAAATGATGCAGACCGACTATGACAAACTCTTTTCCGTGCTGCGTTGCGAACCGGAAATAGAGGTGCTGATCAACCCTTTTGTTTCTGCTTACCTCCAAGGTGCTGCCGAACAGTTGGAAGGACAGATTGCCAGTGCCAAGATTACCATGGCCAGGCTTTCTTCCCCGCAGCTTTATTATGTGCTTTCTGAAAGTGAATTTACCCTGGATGTCAATAATCCCCAGAAACCCAAAATCGTCTGCATGGGCAACAATCCCCAAAAACAACAGGTATATGGGGCAGTACTTTCCTTGTATATTTCCAGGATAACCAAATTGGTCAACCAAAAAGGAAAACTCAAATCCAGCTTGATATTTGACGAGTTTCCTACCATCTATTTCAATGGGATCGATAACCTGATTGCCACTGCCCGTAGCAATAAGGTAGCTACCTGTCTGGGGGTACAGGACTACAGCCAACTTAAAAAGGACTATGGCCGTGAACAGGCAGAAGTGATCATGAACACGGTAGGCAATATTGTTTCAGGACAGGTATTGGGGGATACGGCCAAGCAGCTATCGGACCGTTTTGGAAAGATTCGCCAGAGCAGGCAAAGCCGATCGATCAACTCCAACGATACCTCGGTCAGCCATTCCACGCAACTGGACCTGGCCGTCCCTCAATCTACTATTGCCTCTTTGTCATCAGGGGAATTCGTGGGGCTGGTAGCGGATACTCCCGATCAGCCCATAGAGCTAAAAGGCTTCCACTCTAAGATCATCAATGACCATGGGTCAATTAAAAGGGAAGAAGATGGCTATCAGGAAATCCCTGCCTGTAGGACACTGGGCGATAGGGAAGTGATGGACAACTACAAAAGGATTAAGGCTGAGGTCAATGAACTGGTCGAATCGGAACTGGAACGGATGATGGATAGCCCCGGACTGGCCGGAATGATTATACAGAAGCGTTGA